The Brassica oleracea var. oleracea cultivar TO1000 chromosome C7, BOL, whole genome shotgun sequence sequence TAAAAGATCCCTTGGCGGCAGCGTTTACCGGCAAAGTCGTTGCTCAGGTGCGGTGAAGAGAAGAAAACATGGGAGTGCAAGGGCTTTGGGAGCTACTCGCTCCCGTTGGTCGCCGCGTATCCGTCGAAACCCTAGCCGGGAAACGATTGGCTATCGGTAAACACGATTAAGCAACCTTCAATGTCTTCTTTGTTCACTTTTACGAATCGACGAATGTTTGAATTGCAGATGCGAGTATATGGATGGTTCAGTTTATAAAGGCGATGCGTGACGAGAAGGGCGATATGGTTCAGAACGCTCACTTGATCGGGTTTTTCCGGAGGATTTGCAAACTTTTGTTCTTAAGGACTAAGCCGGTTTTCGTCTTTGACGGTGGTACTCCGGCGTTGAAACGCCGCACTGTCATTGCGCGTCGTCGTCAGCGTGAGAACGCTCAGACGAAAATTCGGAAAACCGCTGAGAAGTTGCTGCTTAATCGAGTCAGTGACTGCTTTTGTTAATTTTATTATATGAGGAAGTTAGAATGTTTTCGAGATTTATCAAGTTTGAGTGTGTTTTGGTGTATGATTTGTTATAGCTCAAGGAGATGAGGGTTAAGGAACAAGCCAATGATCTTAAGAAGCAGAGACTACAGCAGAGTAAGAGTGCTGGAGATAAGAAGCGTGTATCTTCCGAATCTGTGAAAGTTCCTTTGCGAGACTCTGCAGATGAAGATGGTGCGCGGGGCAGTTGTTTTCGGGAGGAAAAGATAGATGAGATGTAAGCAACAAATCTGGGTTATTTAAACCATTATGTTGTTAGAATTACTTTTAATGATCTTAATTGTTGTAGATCTTCAGCATCTATGGTCGGAGAAAATGTTACTGATGATGCTATGAAAGTGTCTTCGGTAAGTGAATACTAAACATGGAACTGAAAAGATAGTGTATTGTTGTTAGAATTTGTTGGTATGGCCTATAACATCAAGATGTTCATTGCCCTTGAAACTTACTTGAAGTTAATCGTGATTTTCTTAGAATGGCGGAGTCTAGTTTATATATTCCTGTTTTTCTATGCCATCAATCATGCATCTTGCGGCAATTAATAACTAGAACCTGGGACTTGTGTTTTCGCTGTGTTGTGATGTGTTTCCAGTTAATGTTATTTTTTGTTTTCACTTGCCCTTAGTCTTGCATCTTTCGTAGTTTCATGATAATAGAAATTTGAAATATGTTTATTCGACTTAAGACTTGCTAACACGTTGTGTTGATTTGTAAATTGAATCTATGCTCAATCCCTAGTCTTTGTGGGTGAATTGCAGAAGTATGATCCCAAGGGAAAGGGAGTTTTGTTGGATGAGGATGACCTGGATAACAGAATGAAGTGTAACCCTGAACAGGGTTCCTCAGCAGGGACGAAAGATTATCAGGAAAAGTTGGATGAGATGTAAGCAGTAGCTGAGATATTGGTTGAAGATGTTTACTTGCTTGTACTCATTTTATGTTTTCTTGTCGTGGTTTAATATAGGTTGGCGGCATCCCTTGCAGCCGAAGAAGACAGGAATTTTACTAATAAAGCCTCGTCTTCAGCTGCCGAAGTCCCCTCCGAGGAAGAGGGTAGCGAAGAAGATGAGCAAATTCTTTTGGTAATGGTCACTATTATTCAAGGGATATAAATCGGTTAAGTTGAAGATTTTCTTAGTTAAGCGATTAGAACCAGTTGTTAAGTTGGCTGGACCTTTTTCTGATAGGGGAAAAATCCTTTCGTCTGGGTGTAATCTACATTACTTTTGTAAATAATCATGATATTGTCTTTGATGTTTAGTTTTCCTTTTCTATTAAAGAGTAATCTGAAGCTTTTCCGTCTTCGTCTGCTAATACCGTTTTGTGTACTTTTCTAGCCAGCAATGAATGGGAATGTCGACCCAGCTGTTTTGGCTTCTCTTCCTCCATCCATGCAACTTGATCTCCTTGTTCAGGTAACTAACGATATTGACAGCATTTCTTCGCACCATGTTGAGCTACACTGACGTTTCAGTTTATTTGATAATTTCGTTACTCGTAGATGAGAGAAAAATTGATGTCAGAAAACCGGCAAAAGTACCAAAAGGTCAAGAAGGTGAGTCACTTAAATCACCGACACATTCTTCCTTCATTATGCATGAAGAGATACGGAATGACAGTAGAAGTTGTTATGTTGTTTTGTGACTGTATAGGCCCCTGAAAAGTTTTCTGAATTGCAAATAGAAGCATATCTCAAAACTGTAGCCTTCCGTCGAGAAATAAATGAAGTTCAGAGAAGTGCTGGTGGGAGGGCTGTCGGTGGAGTTCAAACTTCTAGGATAGCTTCTGAAGCGAACAAAGAGTTTATCTTCTCATCTTCTTTTTCTGGCGATAAAGAGTGAGTTGCAGTTTGTAGTCTAATAGAGAATAAGGTACTGTGGTATTAGAAAATGACTGATTTCTGAATGTGTTCCAGAGTACTTGCGTCTGCCAGAGAAGGAAGAAATGATGGAAAACAGAACAATACGCCACAACAGTCTTTGCCGGTCCCTGTTAAGAATATTTCTTCGGTGAATAAATCAGATGCTACTGCCAAGTTGGAGAAAAATGAACCCGCGAATCCTGATGAAAATATTGAAGTTTATATAGATGAAAGGGGGCGTCTAAGAATCAGGAACAGACACATGGGGATCCAAATGACTCGTGATATCCAGAGAAACTTACATTTGATGAAAGAAAAGGAGAAAACAGCTTTTGGTTCTACGTCGAACGATGATGATGAAACGTCCAACGCCTGGGAGAATTTTCCTTCTGAGGACCAGTTTCTTGAAAATTTACCTGTTAATAAAAATGATGTTATGAATCTAGATAATCCGAATGATGAATCCATGCTGCGAAATCAGTCTGCAATAGAGATATCATTTGAACATGATGGTGGTGGGAAAGATCTGGATGATGAAGATGATATGTTTCTTCAGTTGGCAGCGGGAGGACCAGTGACTATTAGTTCTGCAGAAAATGATCCCAAAGAAGACTCTTTGTCGTGGGCATCTGACAGTGATTGGGAAGAAGTGCCTGTTGGACAGAGTAGTGTTATCTCTAAGCTTGAAGTGAATTCAAGCAATCAGCATGTTCCCGAGGATATTAGTTCCGATGAAGAGGCAGCAAGGGAGGACAGTACTTGTGAAAATGCCAGTAACTCCATGGAGAACGATACAGTAACAAAGTTCTCAAAAGGTTATTTGGAAGAAGAAGCTGATTTGCAAGAGGCTATCCAGAAAAGTCTTCTTGACTTGCATGATAAGGAATCCGAGGATGTCCTTGAAGAAAATCAAACGGTGGGGGTAAACCTAGTTGATGACAAGCCAACTCAGGATAGTCTGTGTTCTAGTGAAACCGTTGGTAAAGCTGAGGCAGAGGGAACTCTGGACGGGATACCAATCTTGAAAGCTAGTGGTGCTATAAATGAGCAGTCCAACACTTCGGTAATGGAAGATGGTCACATAGATATAACAAAACAAATTGGTACTCACCCTTCTTCCAGTTCTGACAATGTCAGACGTGCAGTGGGAAACGAAATGCCACAAGTAAAGTCAGGTATCTCACCCGAGAAATCATTTACTATTGCTAGTGAGAGCAGCATGGTGTCCACCATGGCTAAGCACAATAATGAAGATGGTTCTGAAAGTTTTGGTGGTGAATTTATCAAAGTGTCTCCTATGCCCATAGCTGATGAGGAGAGAATCAGTTCGCACATAGAGATACTCTACGACACAGATTCACAGCAAGAAACAAGGGAGGAAAATAAATTGGACGACCGGACTTTTAATATTGAGAGTTCGATAGATTTAGAAGAGAAAACCGTGCCTGTTGAACTTTCAGAAGCAATTTTGGAGGAGGAAATGCGAGTTCTTGATCAAGAATATGTAAATTTGGGTGATGAACAGAGGAAACTTGAGAGGAATGCTGAATCTGTTAGCAGTGAGATGTTTGCGGAAATCCAGGTTTGCCTATTGTCTTTTAATATACTTATGACCCATTGTCTTTTAATAAACTTTATATGATCTTCTAGCAAACTTTTTAAAGTTTCTGTTTTGTTCGAGATGACAACAAACTTATAATTTTTTTGTTGTTTTTGTATTTCCTTAGGAGCTACTCCAAATATTTGGCTTACCATACATCATAGCTCCCATGGAAGCAGAGGCACAGTGTGCATTTATGGAACAATCAAACCTTATTGATGGCATTGTCACTGACGATTCTGATGTATTCTTGTTCGGAGCAAGGAGTGTGTACAAAAATATATTTGATGATCGCAAATATGTGGAGACATACTTTATGAAGGTCTGTGTGCATATCCGTCCTCAAACTCTCTCCTCACTTGTGGTTTTTAGAAATCATTTTTTTTTGCTGTGATGAGTTTATATCCCTCTTCAGTCTCTAATGAGCTTCCTTGTCGTCTTCTGTTATAACTTCTTAGCCCTTGTGTTTTTTCACTAGTAGGTTGATTTATTTTCCTAGTCGGTAGCTAATTTTTTGATCGATCTGTTCCTAGTTACTAGATCTCTAAACGTTAGCATTCAGTTTTCAAAGGTCTGATGATTATACCTCTAAACTCGTCTGATTTTCAGGACATTGAGAAGGAGCTTGGCTTGAGCAGAGATAAAATAATTCGAATGGCAATGCTGTTAGGAAGTGATTACACAGAAGGAATCAGGTTAGCAGAATTTTTAACTGAATAGGTCAAATTCCCGTGCTCTGTGTACTTGATATCGCAATTGTTT is a genomic window containing:
- the LOC106305872 gene encoding DNA repair protein UVH3 isoform X2: MGVQGLWELLAPVGRRVSVETLAGKRLAIDASIWMVQFIKAMRDEKGDMVQNAHLIGFFRRICKLLFLRTKPVFVFDGGTPALKRRTVIARRRQRENAQTKIRKTAEKLLLNRLKEMRVKEQANDLKKQRLQQSKSAGDKKRVSSESVKVPLRDSADEDGARGSCFREEKIDEISSASMVGENVTDDAMKVSSKYDPKGKGVLLDEDDLDNRMKCNPEQGSSAGTKDYQEKLDEMLAASLAAEEDRNFTNKASSSAAEVPSEEEGSEEDEQILLPAMNGNVDPAVLASLPPSMQLDLLVQMREKLMSENRQKYQKVKKAPEKFSELQIEAYLKTVAFRREINEVQRSAGGRAVGGVQTSRIASEANKEFIFSSSFSGDKEVLASAREGRNDGKQNNTPQQSLPVPVKNISSVNKSDATAKLEKNEPANPDENIEVYIDERGRLRIRNRHMGIQMTRDIQRNLHLMKEKEKTAFGSTSNDDDETSNAWENFPSEDQFLENLPVNKNDVMNLDNPNDESMLRNQSAIEISFEHDGGGKDLDDEDDMFLQLAAGGPVTISSAENDPKEDSLSWASDSDWEEVPVGQSSVISKLEVNSSNQHVPEDISSDEEAAREDSTCENASNSMENDTVTKFSKGYLEEEADLQEAIQKSLLDLHDKESEDVLEENQTVGVNLVDDKPTQDSLCSSETVGKAEAEGTLDGIPILKASGAINEQSNTSVMEDGHIDITKQIGTHPSSSSDNVRRAVGNEMPQVKSGISPEKSFTIASESSMVSTMAKHNNEDGSESFGGEFIKVSPMPIADEERISSHIEILYDTDSQQETREENKLDDRTFNIESSIDLEEKTVPVELSEAILEEEMRVLDQEYVNLGDEQRKLERNAESVSSEMFAEIQELLQIFGLPYIIAPMEAEAQCAFMEQSNLIDGIVTDDSDVFLFGARSVYKNIFDDRKYVETYFMKDIEKELGLSRDKIIRMAMLLGSDYTEGISGIGIVNAIEVVTAFPEDDGLQKFREWVESPDPTILGKTDVKAGSGVKKRGYGSADNESTSGVSADDTEEIKQIFMDKHRKVSKNWHIPATFPSEAVISAYLDPQVDRSTEIFSWGKPDLLVLRKLCWEKFGWNGKKTDDLLLPVLKEYEKRETQLRMEAFYSFSERFAKIRSKRIKKAVKGIGGGLSSEVVDHTLQEGPGIGNKKRLSPDESEDKTSEKDKRKRSEKPSSSRGRGSAQKRGRGRGRGRKNLLPELSDGSSDGEGDDNDNVVGLQAPNEAKPGNPQKVRRSTRSRNPVKYSEKEDDQLDESRGNGESLSENLDDDDDDFLKNLGKLGNVSEERAQNEPTTMDASNNDCPSEDYIQMGGGGFCVDEAETGGDAHVEDKASDDYRVMGGGFCVDEDETGEEDDAMDEEVLETEDVNSQNKAKRQNEDASLEEYGGGIEIGNSSAGGLSAMPFLKRKKRKN
- the LOC106305872 gene encoding DNA repair protein UVH3 isoform X1; amino-acid sequence: MGVQGLWELLAPVGRRVSVETLAGKRLAIDASIWMVQFIKAMRDEKGDMVQNAHLIGFFRRICKLLFLRTKPVFVFDGGTPALKRRTVIARRRQRENAQTKIRKTAEKLLLNRLKEMRVKEQANDLKKQRLQQSKSAGDKKRVSSESVKVPLRDSADEDGARGSCFREEKIDEISSASMVGENVTDDAMKVSSKYDPKGKGVLLDEDDLDNRMKCNPEQGSSAGTKDYQEKLDEMLAASLAAEEDRNFTNKASSSAAEVPSEEEGSEEDEQILLPAMNGNVDPAVLASLPPSMQLDLLVQMREKLMSENRQKYQKVKKAPEKFSELQIEAYLKTVAFRREINEVQRSAGGRAVGGVQTSRIASEANKEFIFSSSFSGDKEVLASAREGRNDGKQNNTPQQSLPVPVKNISSVNKSDATAKLEKNEPANPDENIEVYIDERGRLRIRNRHMGIQMTRDIQRNLHLMKEKEKTAFGSTSNDDDETSNAWENFPSEDQFLENLPVNKNDVMNLDNPNDESMLRNQSAIEISFEHDGGGKDLDDEDDMFLQLAAGGPVTISSAENDPKEDSLSWASDSDWEEVPVGQSSVISKLEVNSSNQHVPEDISSDEEAAREDSTCENASNSMENDTVTKFSKGYLEEEADLQEAIQKSLLDLHDKESEDVLEENQTVGVNLVDDKPTQDSLCSSETVGKAEAEGTLDGIPILKASGAINEQSNTSVMEDGHIDITKQIGTHPSSSSDNVRRAVGNEMPQVKSGISPEKSFTIASESSMVSTMAKHNNEDGSESFGGEFIKVSPMPIADEERISSHIEILYDTDSQQETREENKLDDRTFNIESSIDLEEKTVPVELSEAILEEEMRVLDQEYVNLGDEQRKLERNAESVSSEMFAEIQELLQIFGLPYIIAPMEAEAQCAFMEQSNLIDGIVTDDSDVFLFGARSVYKNIFDDRKYVETYFMKDIEKELGLSRDKIIRMAMLLGSDYTEGISGIGIVNAIEVVTAFPEDDGLQKFREWVESPDPTILGKTDVKAGSGVKKRGYGSADNESTSGVSADDTEEIKQIFMDKHRKVSKNWHIPATFPSEAVISAYLDPQVDRSTEIFSWGKPDLLVLRKLCWEKFGWNGKKTDDLLLPVLKEYEKRETQLRMEAFYSFSERFAKIRSKRIKKAVKGIGGGLSSEVVDHTLQEGPGIGNKKRLSPDESEDKTSEKDLSKTDEKATNKRKRSEKPSSSRGRGSAQKRGRGRGRGRKNLLPELSDGSSDGEGDDNDNVVGLQAPNEAKPGNPQKVRRSTRSRNPVKYSEKEDDQLDESRGNGESLSENLDDDDDDFLKNLGKLGNVSEERAQNEPTTMDASNNDCPSEDYIQMGGGGFCVDEAETGGDAHVEDKASDDYRVMGGGFCVDEDETGEEDDAMDEEVLETEDVNSQNKAKRQNEDASLEEYGGGIEIGNSSAGGLSAMPFLKRKKRKN